One genomic window of Fibrobacter sp. UWT2 includes the following:
- a CDS encoding FISUMP domain-containing protein: MNNFLKLFFSGAVLLLTACTTDSGESSVVDDFDASVVCPAEGTNAYGMPNRGTFVDERDGQEYKYTTIGDQVWMAENLNYNAVGSICQGKDESKCELYGRLYRYTWQDRNTGRDTINWDFIDSVCPPGWHLPKLAEWELLQSYMGGTDSMAVASRLKSENGWENSNWGAGIDACGFSVLPAGYFSYESSVEGNSAFFLSATAGYETMNYVVSFGKIIGIFPYGGSYTIRCIRD, translated from the coding sequence ATGAACAACTTCCTGAAACTGTTTTTTTCTGGTGCGGTGCTGCTTTTGACGGCGTGCACGACGGATTCTGGTGAATCTAGTGTAGTTGATGATTTCGATGCAAGTGTTGTGTGCCCGGCTGAGGGGACAAACGCCTATGGCATGCCGAACCGAGGCACGTTTGTAGACGAGCGAGATGGTCAGGAATATAAGTACACGACTATCGGTGACCAAGTATGGATGGCCGAAAACCTGAATTACAATGCGGTGGGCAGTATTTGCCAGGGCAAGGATGAGTCAAAGTGTGAACTATACGGCAGATTGTATAGGTATACTTGGCAGGATCGGAATACAGGGCGTGATACCATAAATTGGGACTTTATTGATTCAGTGTGCCCGCCCGGTTGGCACTTGCCTAAATTGGCTGAATGGGAACTTTTGCAGTCGTATATGGGTGGAACGGATTCAATGGCTGTTGCATCAAGATTAAAGTCCGAAAATGGTTGGGAAAATAGCAACTGGGGAGCGGGAATAGATGCATGTGGCTTTTCTGTGTTACCTGCAGGATACTTTTCGTATGAAAGTTCAGTAGAGGGCAATTCTGCTTTTTTTCTTTCTGCTACAGCAGGATATGAAACTATGAATTATGTAGTTTCATTTGGAAAAATAATTGGCATTTTCCCTTATGGAGGCAGTTACACAATTCGTTGCATTAGAGATTGA
- a CDS encoding glycosyltransferase, giving the protein MNLLFNLVAVQPIHSAKFHGGGSYGEVIFWALVKRGVQFSCAYDSRKYLDPMILDACKTQNIPLFDINEKTPQQIIDENQIDTFYTPLYSLEKKWDINVKDFVFTWHGVRALEMQYSWAGVGFAKKLGQKFEALVRYRESWKKHYYKPKYQDLAKRMAEGKARTITVSEHSRASIKSFFPELLDLEIPVFYSPMTAYEPEGFLPPGVAAKMYFLLTSGARWEKNNLRAAKAFDELVGMYQSQGKPFDFKMVITGAANTRAYLRHLKHKDRFVLLGYVENRELEFLHQNAYAFVFPSLNEGFGYPPVQSMRYGVPVAASGTTSIPEVCGDAVLYFDPYSVSEIKNRLVQLLDSKIYDEYAARAPKRYVEVNTRQTADLEEAVNFILKV; this is encoded by the coding sequence ATGAACCTGCTTTTCAATCTGGTCGCAGTACAGCCGATTCATAGCGCCAAGTTCCATGGCGGCGGCTCTTACGGCGAAGTGATTTTCTGGGCGCTGGTCAAGCGCGGTGTGCAGTTTAGCTGCGCCTACGATAGCCGCAAGTACCTGGACCCGATGATTCTCGATGCCTGCAAGACGCAGAACATCCCGCTGTTCGACATTAACGAAAAAACGCCGCAGCAGATTATCGACGAAAATCAGATTGACACCTTTTACACCCCGCTTTATTCGCTCGAAAAAAAGTGGGACATTAACGTCAAGGATTTCGTGTTCACCTGGCATGGCGTACGTGCTCTCGAAATGCAGTACAGCTGGGCCGGTGTCGGTTTCGCCAAGAAGCTCGGGCAGAAGTTCGAAGCGTTGGTGCGTTACCGCGAAAGCTGGAAAAAACATTACTACAAGCCCAAGTACCAGGATTTGGCCAAGCGTATGGCCGAGGGCAAGGCCCGCACCATTACGGTAAGCGAACACAGCCGCGCTTCGATCAAGTCGTTCTTCCCGGAACTTCTGGATTTGGAAATCCCGGTATTCTACAGCCCCATGACGGCTTACGAACCTGAAGGATTCTTGCCGCCGGGAGTGGCTGCGAAAATGTATTTCTTGCTCACGAGCGGTGCCCGCTGGGAAAAGAATAACTTGCGTGCGGCTAAGGCTTTCGATGAACTGGTCGGCATGTATCAGTCGCAAGGCAAACCGTTTGATTTCAAGATGGTCATTACCGGGGCGGCAAACACCAGGGCGTATCTTCGTCACCTCAAGCATAAAGACCGATTTGTGCTGCTCGGCTATGTGGAAAATAGGGAACTGGAGTTCTTGCACCAGAACGCCTACGCATTTGTGTTCCCGAGCCTGAACGAAGGCTTTGGCTACCCGCCGGTGCAGTCCATGCGCTATGGCGTGCCTGTGGCCGCAAGCGGTACGACTTCCATTCCCGAAGTCTGCGGTGACGCGGTGCTGTACTTTGACCCATATTCCGTAAGCGAAATCAAGAACCGCCTGGTGCAGCTGCTCGATTCCAAAATTTACGACGAGTATGCGGCCCGCGCGCCTAAGCGTTATGTCGAGGTGAATACCCGCCAGACTGCCGATCTCGAAGAAGCGGTGAATTTCATTTTGAAGGTGTAA
- a CDS encoding LTA synthase family protein, with translation MRFLKNPYLAMALVALVVQSVLLIFFYSLPDPLGLSMSEMFEGKTLWQIFMAFGAVLAMAGLFGFARAPRGLAIFYGLYFFAAVADYDVFRFSHQRLSYSFLRTYFHISNITDATTVSTLGGDLLGTVLWVTMVVLCLAGAIAFVTVYSLRLRKQRRSLVLSNQGGAWKPASRKIPGAMFAIGMALSLVPLVLFLTGTRGWIEIPVTHTKVDMRFTLGKHTLTAPILHIAAVETFEFIHDNAKITEELVSDLDAFLPKDFAAGRKNSLELPMYRNAPTHEYKAKKPYNIVFIMGESFKGRIFNKMLEGDTTVAPNIWNFAHIGGYWFKNAFSGGYPTVRGTMATYMGFPSHPNRDVPSFYAANKFKGWPEFLTNYRRAYVTVSNPIFDHTLPFIEKFFDKDWHLIGDETVEGTADSLGVDLAIDVLGKMPTDKPWQLSFNTISSHIPFYGYPDDFAEKPEDAMVRYRNAIRYTDKQLGRFFETLSKRPDFESTVVFVLGDHDTPVDSIDYWVPQPLGLSASQIFIGIFSADTNLFNGLTVREDVASQLDLGPTIFDLAGVRESSHFWGYDLLAQERPAEQPTVFFSQNAYYLGFRDHVLAGGLENEDVYRAGVGGESPYAITTDANDLAWKKKAVGAAKAVRSVLRNDIMMP, from the coding sequence GTGCGCTTTTTGAAAAATCCTTACCTTGCGATGGCGCTTGTGGCCCTGGTGGTACAGAGCGTACTGTTGATTTTCTTCTATAGCTTGCCCGATCCCTTGGGTCTTTCGATGTCTGAAATGTTCGAAGGCAAGACGCTTTGGCAGATTTTCATGGCTTTCGGTGCGGTGCTTGCGATGGCAGGCCTCTTCGGCTTTGCTCGCGCTCCGCGCGGTCTTGCAATTTTTTATGGGCTTTACTTTTTTGCTGCGGTAGCGGACTACGACGTTTTCCGCTTTTCGCACCAGCGCCTTTCTTATTCGTTTCTGCGTACTTACTTCCATATTTCAAATATTACCGATGCCACCACTGTTTCGACACTCGGTGGCGACTTGCTCGGGACGGTGCTTTGGGTAACGATGGTTGTCCTCTGCCTTGCGGGCGCAATTGCATTTGTAACCGTCTACTCGCTCCGGCTTCGTAAACAGCGCCGTTCGCTCGTGCTGAGCAATCAGGGAGGCGCCTGGAAGCCCGCTTCCCGTAAAATTCCGGGAGCGATGTTCGCCATTGGCATGGCTCTCTCGCTCGTGCCGCTCGTGCTGTTCCTTACGGGCACTCGCGGCTGGATTGAAATTCCCGTGACGCACACGAAAGTCGATATGCGCTTTACGCTTGGCAAGCACACGCTGACGGCGCCTATCTTGCACATTGCGGCGGTTGAAACTTTTGAATTCATTCACGACAACGCTAAAATCACCGAAGAATTGGTGAGTGATTTGGATGCCTTCTTGCCGAAGGATTTTGCGGCAGGCCGCAAGAATTCTCTTGAACTTCCGATGTACCGGAACGCTCCCACGCACGAGTACAAGGCGAAAAAGCCTTACAACATCGTGTTCATTATGGGCGAGTCGTTCAAGGGCCGTATCTTTAACAAGATGCTTGAAGGCGATACGACCGTGGCGCCGAACATCTGGAATTTTGCCCACATTGGCGGTTACTGGTTCAAGAATGCCTTTAGCGGCGGATATCCGACGGTGCGTGGCACGATGGCTACTTATATGGGATTCCCCTCGCACCCGAACCGCGATGTGCCAAGTTTCTATGCCGCGAATAAGTTCAAGGGTTGGCCTGAATTTTTGACAAACTATCGCCGTGCGTACGTAACGGTTTCGAATCCGATTTTTGACCATACGCTGCCTTTTATTGAAAAGTTCTTCGATAAGGATTGGCACTTGATTGGTGATGAAACGGTGGAGGGAACGGCCGACAGCTTGGGCGTTGACCTCGCCATTGATGTGCTGGGAAAAATGCCGACGGATAAACCTTGGCAGCTTTCGTTCAATACGATTTCTTCGCACATTCCGTTCTATGGCTATCCGGATGATTTTGCCGAAAAGCCTGAAGATGCCATGGTGCGCTATCGCAACGCCATTCGCTATACCGACAAGCAGCTTGGCCGATTCTTCGAAACACTTTCCAAGCGTCCTGATTTTGAAAGCACGGTGGTCTTTGTCTTGGGCGACCACGATACTCCTGTAGATTCTATTGACTATTGGGTTCCTCAGCCGCTTGGACTTTCGGCGTCGCAGATTTTCATCGGAATCTTCTCGGCCGATACGAACTTGTTTAACGGACTTACCGTGCGCGAAGATGTTGCCTCGCAGCTGGATTTGGGCCCGACAATTTTCGACCTCGCCGGCGTTCGTGAATCTAGCCATTTCTGGGGTTACGACTTGCTCGCACAGGAACGCCCCGCAGAACAGCCGACGGTGTTCTTCTCGCAAAATGCGTACTACTTGGGCTTCCGCGACCATGTGCTTGCTGGCGGCCTCGAAAACGAAGATGTTTACCGCGCCGGTGTCGGTGGCGAAAGTCCCTATGCGATTACGACGGACGCAAATGACCTCGCTTGGAAAAAGAAGGCGGTGGGTGCCGCCAAGGCCGTGCGCTCCGTACTCCGTAATGACATTATGATGCCGTAG
- a CDS encoding oligosaccharide flippase family protein, giving the protein MGNLETDSKFLKKAMIVNIVGTILKVCGPLLTFVMARIFGAAEFGIFVSAQTLLLTIAHSATLGLDKGLYWYLPQNGLHGRPRYDGIMESFWISAAIAILCTAVIFVGSFTPYISKELPWYALSLLFYVGTYVFSTASEGNRRPQNAVFVNSFLTVTLAPATSIALHFMGIPHALPLGLLVGQVVGFCVHFVLVRKQFPEMPLRPHKTVSGALLRYSLPLGIDEFVSSFLIRSSLWMVMLFLGPEKAGAYGIMVTISNALQTIRVGFTSILTPVVAGMDKGRLKTDLKPVYSYCVFMVTFIQLMIGFFIVLFPDLILGIAGKDFIVQPETLGILLLVHLVAGFGGMSLVVLNGMGKSLYSLIMDIISLGVALVSGYLLIPAFGLVGAALSMLCYNVVAIICNNVYLFKMGLQPYSLRLLSQALWILFLVGFYIAINMQLFTLSLAEKVIAYVVILAALGAYGLVAKKKMDKDRNAVSAGASK; this is encoded by the coding sequence ATGGGTAATCTGGAAACAGACAGTAAGTTCTTAAAGAAGGCGATGATCGTAAATATCGTGGGGACAATCCTCAAGGTTTGCGGTCCGCTTCTGACTTTTGTGATGGCGCGTATTTTTGGCGCCGCTGAATTTGGCATCTTTGTCTCTGCACAGACGCTCCTTTTGACGATTGCACACTCGGCGACACTCGGCCTCGATAAGGGCCTGTATTGGTATCTGCCGCAAAATGGCTTGCATGGCCGTCCCCGTTACGATGGCATTATGGAATCCTTCTGGATTTCGGCGGCTATTGCAATTCTTTGCACCGCGGTGATTTTTGTGGGCTCGTTTACGCCCTACATTTCCAAGGAACTTCCGTGGTATGCGTTGTCGCTGTTGTTCTATGTGGGCACTTATGTCTTTAGCACCGCTTCCGAAGGCAATCGCCGCCCGCAAAATGCGGTGTTCGTCAATTCCTTCTTGACGGTGACCCTTGCTCCGGCCACTTCGATTGCGCTCCACTTTATGGGTATCCCGCATGCGCTTCCGCTGGGTCTCTTGGTGGGCCAGGTGGTGGGTTTCTGCGTACATTTCGTTCTGGTCCGCAAGCAGTTCCCCGAAATGCCCTTGCGCCCTCACAAAACGGTTTCCGGTGCCCTTTTGCGTTATTCGCTCCCGCTGGGCATCGATGAATTCGTATCCTCGTTCTTGATTCGTTCTAGCCTCTGGATGGTCATGCTGTTCCTGGGCCCCGAAAAAGCGGGCGCCTACGGTATCATGGTCACGATTTCGAATGCGCTGCAGACTATTCGCGTGGGCTTCACTTCGATTTTGACTCCGGTGGTGGCCGGTATGGACAAAGGCCGCCTCAAGACGGATCTCAAACCGGTATACAGCTATTGCGTTTTCATGGTCACCTTTATTCAGCTCATGATCGGTTTCTTTATCGTGCTGTTCCCGGATTTGATTTTGGGCATTGCGGGTAAGGACTTTATCGTGCAGCCGGAAACCTTGGGCATCCTGTTGCTGGTCCACTTGGTGGCCGGTTTTGGCGGCATGTCTTTGGTGGTGCTGAACGGAATGGGCAAGAGCCTTTATTCGCTCATTATGGATATTATCTCGCTGGGCGTGGCCCTTGTTTCGGGTTATTTGTTAATCCCGGCATTCGGCCTAGTGGGAGCGGCACTTTCGATGCTTTGCTACAACGTGGTGGCAATCATTTGCAATAACGTTTATCTTTTCAAGATGGGGCTGCAACCCTATTCCTTGCGCCTCTTGTCTCAGGCGCTTTGGATTCTTTTCTTAGTCGGTTTCTATATCGCTATCAATATGCAGTTGTTCACGCTGTCCTTGGCTGAAAAGGTGATTGCTTATGTGGTGATTCTTGCTGCCCTTGGCGCTTATGGCTTGGTGGCAAAGAAGAAAATGGACAAAGACAGGAATGCTGTTTCGGCGGGGGCTTCAAAATGA
- a CDS encoding phosphorylcholine transferase LicD — protein MRKIEQNECREIQMSILDEIQRICKENNLNYSLAYGTLLGAIRHKGYIPWDDDIDIFLFREDYDKLMALLKDPNVKKQEWFSLLDDSVKDYYYPFAKAYDNRTHVKMDRHKGEMGIWVDIFPLDSLPQTRFLEKPFVLYCSFLRVICLALSTDFKAKTLDTWTRLYKRFFYVLVSMMGKKRYCRFVQWVFRLFAAKKSNRVASLFFDTKADCIWDRDRLTEFAYYKFENREYMGVKDYDYYLSECYHDYMQLPPEEKRYTHALDVWWKE, from the coding sequence ATGAGAAAGATTGAACAGAATGAATGTCGCGAAATCCAGATGTCGATTCTGGATGAAATCCAGCGCATTTGCAAAGAGAACAATCTGAATTATAGTCTGGCCTATGGTACGCTCTTGGGAGCTATACGCCATAAGGGGTATATTCCGTGGGATGACGATATCGACATCTTCCTTTTCCGCGAAGATTACGACAAGTTGATGGCTCTCCTCAAGGACCCGAATGTCAAGAAACAGGAATGGTTCTCCCTTCTGGACGACTCCGTCAAGGATTACTATTACCCCTTCGCCAAGGCTTATGATAACCGCACTCATGTGAAGATGGATAGGCACAAGGGTGAAATGGGAATTTGGGTTGATATTTTCCCGTTGGACAGTCTGCCCCAAACCCGTTTCCTTGAAAAGCCTTTCGTTCTCTACTGCAGTTTCTTGCGCGTGATTTGCTTGGCCCTCAGCACCGATTTTAAGGCCAAGACGCTTGATACATGGACTCGTCTGTACAAGAGATTCTTCTATGTACTTGTATCCATGATGGGCAAGAAACGTTATTGCCGCTTTGTGCAATGGGTGTTCCGTCTGTTTGCTGCAAAAAAGTCCAATCGTGTGGCGTCCCTCTTTTTCGATACCAAGGCCGACTGCATTTGGGATCGAGACCGCTTGACAGAATTTGCCTACTACAAGTTTGAAAACCGTGAGTACATGGGTGTGAAGGATTACGATTATTATTTGTCGGAATGCTATCACGATTACATGCAACTCCCGCCCGAAGAAAAACGTTATACCCATGCGCTTGATGTGTGGTGGAAAGAATAA
- a CDS encoding RND family transporter — protein MAAKKSIPERFSNWYIPLICKHQYKALAFYLILAVLFAIPILFKPGLKLDADLSHLLPQDTPSVKALEESYLRFGSTDKFMIAIQSEDVNLVVALQDSIADYIHRNWEGDYVSTQVDNDNQFFKDNALLYLPVKHLENIRDNLEDLQLEIGRKNGPLVVDLLGAADSAAVADSTNASADAAPAKKERVWFDENLPQELGLPDEAVSAFAAFFKKDKADSVDIAKAQNEEEEWNPKSTIPSELKNRLIGSPRPDSTGKILYNGVVNAKLIKPSTDYEFVTHILARTDSLLAYFSSKTYPVPTRFTVEGTYEGLKEVDEVANDSIFSFAISLVLIIFLTIFFFRSVKGPILVTASVLYACLPTLAFTALFYGKLNPFTVFVASIILGIGIDYSIHILGTSQKLLHKYATLEEVLEHAQRKMLKPFILASFTTIAAFLTLLAAHFRGFYEFGVVASMGVLFSMLTSVLFLPVLVKCMGGIPKAPDNSLLPKSWDEAKILRIFKYLAFAGFALGAVSLWFAQDVDFEHNLRNLRRVSTNVTTSKNKISTKVTRATGKAVTSTPAAVMGSKPEQLDKLYDTLMVRLHVEHDSTLGSFLTLKSFVPPMDSQKARLEIIEEIRDLAEARVFDRAEGEDSVNIANLRKLSAVEEPFTPEDVPSWTLDLLREKDGSYGKIGFIYGDFPSWDAHALHRFQERYGHWNFDGEDLRTFSSQFILSDVIDSVKKDSFRLALVIILVIFGTLVISFRKPKFFLVGCVSFGMGTLLTLGLLGFLTDMFEFGKISIYNVIVIPMALGIGIDATIHMITSWTSDNNKEMNLRQLMDTTGRNVMASSTTTIAGFVGFLFTTHRGLKGIGDLACISIAMFLITSVIFCMYLCGTWLKKK, from the coding sequence ATGGCTGCTAAAAAATCGATTCCTGAAAGATTCTCTAATTGGTACATCCCCCTCATTTGTAAGCACCAGTACAAGGCCCTTGCCTTTTACCTGATTCTTGCGGTGCTTTTTGCCATTCCCATTTTGTTTAAGCCGGGCCTTAAACTGGATGCGGACCTTTCGCATTTGCTGCCTCAAGATACGCCGAGTGTGAAGGCTCTCGAAGAATCTTACTTGCGCTTCGGTTCTACCGACAAGTTCATGATCGCTATCCAGAGCGAAGACGTAAACCTGGTCGTTGCCTTGCAGGATTCCATCGCGGACTACATTCACCGCAATTGGGAAGGCGACTATGTTTCGACTCAAGTCGATAACGACAACCAGTTCTTCAAGGACAATGCGCTGCTTTACTTGCCGGTAAAGCATCTTGAAAATATCCGTGACAACCTGGAAGATTTGCAGCTTGAAATTGGTCGTAAGAACGGCCCACTGGTCGTTGACTTGCTGGGTGCCGCTGATTCTGCTGCGGTCGCTGATTCCACGAATGCTTCTGCAGATGCTGCCCCTGCGAAAAAGGAACGCGTGTGGTTCGACGAAAACCTGCCGCAAGAATTGGGACTCCCTGACGAAGCAGTGAGTGCCTTTGCCGCATTCTTCAAGAAGGACAAGGCCGATTCCGTTGACATCGCCAAGGCTCAAAACGAAGAAGAGGAATGGAATCCGAAGTCTACGATTCCGTCAGAACTTAAGAATCGCCTAATCGGTTCTCCGCGTCCGGATAGCACCGGAAAGATTCTCTATAACGGCGTGGTGAACGCCAAGCTGATTAAGCCCTCGACGGACTATGAATTCGTGACGCACATTTTGGCACGCACCGATTCCTTGCTCGCTTATTTCAGCAGCAAGACTTATCCGGTGCCGACCCGCTTTACGGTGGAAGGCACCTACGAAGGCCTTAAGGAAGTCGATGAAGTTGCGAACGATTCCATCTTCTCGTTTGCAATCAGCCTCGTGCTGATTATCTTCCTCACGATTTTCTTCTTCCGGAGCGTGAAGGGCCCGATTTTGGTGACGGCCTCGGTGCTTTATGCGTGCCTCCCGACGCTTGCTTTTACGGCTTTGTTCTACGGCAAGTTGAACCCGTTTACGGTGTTCGTGGCATCGATTATTCTCGGTATCGGTATTGACTATTCGATTCATATTCTGGGTACTTCGCAGAAGTTGCTGCACAAGTACGCGACCCTCGAGGAAGTGCTGGAACATGCCCAGAGGAAGATGCTCAAGCCGTTTATCTTGGCAAGCTTTACGACAATCGCTGCGTTCCTTACGTTGCTCGCGGCGCACTTCCGTGGATTCTATGAATTCGGCGTGGTGGCTTCGATGGGTGTGCTGTTCAGTATGCTTACCTCGGTGCTGTTCCTCCCGGTGCTGGTAAAGTGCATGGGCGGTATCCCGAAGGCTCCGGACAATTCCTTGTTGCCCAAGTCCTGGGATGAGGCTAAGATCCTGCGCATCTTCAAGTATCTCGCTTTTGCTGGCTTTGCCCTCGGTGCCGTTTCGCTCTGGTTTGCACAGGATGTGGACTTTGAACATAACCTGCGTAATTTGCGCCGCGTTTCCACCAACGTGACCACCTCGAAGAACAAGATTTCGACCAAGGTGACTCGCGCAACGGGCAAGGCCGTGACCTCGACTCCGGCTGCCGTGATGGGCTCCAAGCCCGAACAGCTTGACAAACTTTATGATACTCTGATGGTGCGCCTGCATGTGGAACACGATTCGACTCTCGGAAGTTTCCTCACGCTCAAGAGCTTTGTGCCGCCTATGGATTCGCAGAAGGCCCGTCTCGAAATCATCGAAGAAATTCGCGACCTCGCCGAAGCCCGCGTGTTTGACCGCGCCGAAGGTGAAGACTCCGTGAATATTGCGAACCTGCGCAAACTCTCTGCGGTTGAAGAACCCTTCACTCCCGAAGATGTTCCGAGCTGGACGCTGGACTTGCTCCGCGAAAAAGACGGCAGCTACGGTAAGATTGGCTTTATCTACGGCGACTTCCCAAGCTGGGATGCTCACGCCTTGCATCGTTTCCAGGAACGTTATGGCCACTGGAATTTTGACGGTGAAGACCTTCGCACGTTCTCGTCGCAGTTTATTCTCTCTGACGTGATTGATTCGGTGAAGAAGGATAGCTTCAGGCTCGCGCTCGTGATCATCCTCGTGATTTTCGGTACGCTGGTGATTTCGTTCCGCAAGCCGAAATTCTTCCTGGTGGGTTGCGTTTCCTTTGGCATGGGCACGCTCCTTACGCTCGGTCTTCTCGGATTCCTGACGGATATGTTTGAATTCGGCAAGATCAGCATCTACAACGTGATTGTGATTCCGATGGCACTCGGTATCGGCATCGATGCCACCATCCACATGATTACCTCGTGGACCTCTGACAATAATAAGGAAATGAATCTGCGTCAGCTGATGGATACCACAGGCCGTAACGTGATGGCAAGTTCTACTACGACCATCGCGGGCTTTGTCGGATTCCTGTTCACGACTCACCGCGGCCTGAAGGGCATCGGCGACCTCGCTTGCATCAGCATCGCGATGTTCCTCATCACGAGCGTTATCTTCTGCATGTATTTGTGCGGCACCTGGCTCAAGAAAAAGTAG
- a CDS encoding LTA synthase family protein produces the protein MKLTILGFLKKVAASVAPFQKLVLISLAAWLTHIVLRVLLLFRSNPYGFPFVSKPDWFIFHAVCIDFMWIVNALVVFLILGGIVYQLASSKESAKAVVTKLVTILYAVFHTAILLLTLLDNETQRFLGGHLTFGLVDTYKDTSSIIVFYDYVANDLSVPYLQFVVLALMLPLTYVVYRLFCKWYQPNDGFYVKKSVIAMVIFYIASYLFVYFIWTGNARMTKLRPVVSLIYNDLFVAKKAVGLTDADLGTYRTAYQNLWQKIEGDSDWTFADSDAGNHLPLYRVPSAELLNSEKLKAQREMQPNFILVLMESQRGRNTGYMNPQIQPTPTPFMDSLAAHSHVWMRMHTSGVPTTGGVLSTHIGIPHHSRLAQATDLAHVTLPSFVSVLTENGYSTHYMSAADPAWDNLGVWMSKWYTQQHYSREREDDSTFIDNAIEYVRDTLSKEGKPFLATLMTRSNHYPFNFAASMTDEEKNRPLQERINVTMNYADRQIARFFRAVENEKWYKNTYVIIMADHGFPLGENGVSTMNGGGFSNVSWIPFFIHGKGLDAVRDTTTAAQIDIAPTVLELAGFAVPNIFMGHNLLRGNVTKADTVANDSVAADSTISVVEAKEIAGLSLGAYSGYAAIGLDGYRFIAKYPAQDETHIFADSDLRQENELTGKLQNEEGRLSATLDTLLKISDYSLERGL, from the coding sequence ATGAAACTTACTATTCTCGGCTTTTTGAAGAAAGTGGCGGCAAGCGTTGCCCCGTTCCAGAAACTTGTGCTGATTTCGCTCGCAGCATGGCTTACCCACATTGTTTTACGCGTGTTGCTTTTGTTCCGCAGCAATCCCTACGGATTCCCCTTCGTTTCTAAGCCGGACTGGTTCATTTTCCATGCCGTGTGCATTGACTTTATGTGGATTGTGAACGCCTTGGTGGTGTTCCTGATTTTGGGAGGCATCGTTTACCAACTCGCCTCTAGCAAGGAATCTGCAAAAGCCGTTGTCACAAAACTTGTAACGATCCTTTACGCCGTCTTCCATACCGCGATTTTACTTTTGACGCTTCTGGATAACGAAACCCAGCGATTCCTGGGCGGCCACCTGACTTTTGGACTTGTGGATACTTACAAGGACACGTCTTCGATTATCGTGTTCTATGACTACGTGGCAAACGACCTGTCCGTACCGTACTTGCAATTCGTGGTACTGGCACTGATGTTGCCGTTGACTTATGTCGTTTACAGGCTGTTCTGCAAATGGTACCAACCGAACGACGGATTCTATGTGAAGAAATCCGTGATTGCCATGGTCATCTTCTACATCGCCTCTTACCTATTTGTTTACTTTATATGGACAGGAAACGCACGCATGACGAAGCTCCGTCCGGTTGTATCACTGATTTACAACGACCTGTTCGTGGCAAAGAAAGCCGTTGGCCTTACAGATGCTGACCTCGGAACTTACCGTACCGCCTACCAGAACTTGTGGCAAAAAATCGAAGGCGATTCCGACTGGACCTTTGCGGACAGCGACGCGGGCAATCACCTGCCGCTTTACCGTGTGCCGAGTGCCGAGCTCCTGAACAGCGAAAAGCTCAAGGCCCAGCGCGAAATGCAACCCAACTTTATATTGGTGCTCATGGAATCGCAGCGCGGTCGCAACACGGGTTACATGAACCCGCAAATTCAGCCCACGCCAACCCCGTTCATGGATTCGCTCGCCGCCCATTCCCACGTGTGGATGCGTATGCACACCAGCGGCGTTCCGACGACCGGTGGCGTACTTTCAACCCACATCGGCATTCCGCATCACTCTCGCTTGGCTCAGGCAACAGACCTTGCCCACGTAACGCTTCCGAGTTTTGTTTCTGTCCTGACCGAAAACGGCTACAGCACCCATTACATGTCTGCCGCCGATCCTGCCTGGGACAATCTGGGCGTATGGATGTCCAAGTGGTACACGCAGCAGCATTACAGCCGCGAACGCGAAGACGATTCCACATTCATCGATAACGCGATTGAATACGTTCGCGACACTCTTTCCAAGGAGGGCAAGCCCTTCCTCGCTACCCTCATGACGCGTTCGAATCACTACCCGTTCAACTTTGCCGCGAGCATGACCGACGAAGAGAAGAATCGTCCGTTGCAGGAACGCATCAACGTGACGATGAATTATGCCGATAGGCAAATCGCCCGATTCTTCCGCGCCGTCGAAAACGAAAAATGGTACAAGAACACCTACGTGATTATTATGGCCGACCACGGATTCCCTCTGGGTGAAAACGGCGTTTCGACGATGAACGGCGGCGGTTTTTCGAACGTGAGCTGGATTCCGTTCTTTATTCACGGAAAGGGACTTGACGCTGTACGCGATACGACAACCGCCGCGCAAATTGATATTGCGCCCACCGTGCTGGAACTCGCCGGTTTTGCAGTCCCCAACATTTTCATGGGACACAACTTGCTGCGCGGAAACGTAACGAAGGCCGACACAGTCGCAAACGATTCTGTTGCTGCTGATTCTACTATTTCTGTTGTCGAGGCAAAAGAAATCGCAGGTCTCTCGCTCGGTGCCTATTCTGGTTATGCAGCCATCGGGCTTGACGGTTACCGCTTTATCGCGAAGTACCCCGCTCAGGATGAAACGCATATTTTCGCTGACAGCGACCTGCGCCAGGAAAACGAACTTACCGGCAAGTTGCAAAATGAAGAAGGTCGCCTCTCAGCGACCCTCGACACATTGCTCAAGATTTCGGACTACTCGCTCGAACGCGGTCTTTAA